One part of the Tenacibaculum sp. 190130A14a genome encodes these proteins:
- a CDS encoding DUF1360 domain-containing protein, with protein sequence MDILSFILIVFVIWRITYLFSHEDGPFDIIIKLRMQLGQGFFGNLLDCFYCLSIWTAIPFAIWKADSFENFLLFWFSLSGAVCILQKIIEKSNP encoded by the coding sequence ATGGATATCTTATCATTCATACTAATAGTATTTGTTATTTGGCGAATTACTTATCTATTTAGTCATGAAGATGGTCCATTTGACATCATCATAAAATTAAGAATGCAATTAGGGCAAGGTTTCTTCGGAAACCTGCTCGATTGTTTTTATTGCTTAAGTATATGGACAGCCATTCCATTCGCTATTTGGAAAGCAGATAGTTTTGAAAACTTCTTATTATTTTGGTTTTCGCTTTCTGGTGCTGTTTGTATTCTTCAAAAAATCATCGAAAAATCAAATCCATAA
- a CDS encoding peptidylprolyl isomerase, protein MMQFKIKTLRSINTLLAILFTGIVLAQTETGKIDGVAVVVGKNIVLDSDIEKFKQEVELRSEGKVTISDCEMLERLMQQKLLAHHAVIDSVTVSESEISNNVNRTLAFFKNEYGSEEKAIAAYGFNDVEDLKKELARVQRENLLIEKEQQKITEKIDVTPEEVRVYFKGLQDKNELPEIPAEVELQQLVLKAEPTEEANLKVIEKLSKIKKEIEEDGASFKLKAIINSEDPAVAQNNGTYVITKETGFAKEFKEVSFSLDEGQISEPFKTMFGYHIIQLHKIRGNSREVSHILMRPEISDEKLSKTKEELEKIVADIKEGKITFEEAVRKYSEDEETKNSGGLLVNPYSQEPSFELTRMPPDLFGRISELKKSEMSDIFYDETRGGEKMYKVLFLKDKTDTHKADLVKDYVRLQQFALAKKKEETIAKWSKEKIQETYIKLGDDYKKCTFEKDWKKENK, encoded by the coding sequence ATGATGCAATTCAAAATAAAAACTTTAAGGAGTATTAATACACTGTTAGCAATTCTTTTTACTGGAATTGTTTTAGCACAAACGGAAACAGGTAAGATTGATGGGGTAGCCGTAGTTGTCGGTAAAAACATTGTATTAGATTCTGATATTGAGAAATTCAAGCAAGAGGTTGAATTACGAAGCGAGGGAAAGGTGACTATTTCTGATTGTGAAATGTTAGAGAGATTAATGCAGCAAAAACTATTAGCACACCATGCAGTTATTGATAGTGTTACTGTTTCAGAATCTGAAATTAGTAACAATGTAAATAGAACTTTAGCATTTTTTAAAAATGAATATGGTTCAGAAGAAAAAGCTATTGCTGCATATGGTTTTAATGATGTAGAGGATTTAAAGAAAGAATTGGCACGTGTTCAAAGAGAAAATCTTTTAATAGAAAAAGAGCAGCAAAAAATTACAGAAAAAATTGATGTAACTCCAGAAGAAGTACGTGTGTACTTTAAAGGATTACAAGATAAAAACGAATTACCAGAGATACCAGCAGAGGTTGAATTACAACAACTGGTTTTAAAAGCGGAACCTACGGAGGAAGCTAATTTAAAAGTGATAGAAAAGCTTAGTAAAATAAAGAAGGAGATTGAGGAAGATGGAGCAAGTTTTAAATTGAAAGCTATCATTAATTCTGAAGATCCTGCTGTAGCTCAGAACAACGGGACCTATGTTATTACTAAAGAAACTGGTTTTGCTAAAGAATTTAAAGAGGTTTCTTTCTCTTTAGACGAAGGGCAAATTTCAGAGCCGTTTAAAACAATGTTTGGGTATCATATTATCCAGTTACATAAAATTAGAGGTAACTCGAGAGAAGTTTCACATATTTTAATGAGACCTGAAATTTCTGATGAAAAATTGAGTAAGACTAAGGAAGAGTTAGAAAAAATAGTGGCAGATATTAAAGAAGGAAAAATCACTTTTGAAGAGGCTGTTAGAAAGTATTCTGAAGATGAAGAAACTAAAAATAGTGGAGGATTGTTAGTGAACCCTTATTCACAAGAACCATCTTTTGAGCTTACAAGAATGCCACCAGATTTGTTTGGTAGAATAAGTGAGTTGAAGAAAAGTGAGATGTCTGATATTTTTTATGATGAAACTAGAGGAGGAGAGAAGATGTATAAAGTATTGTTCTTAAAAGATAAAACAGATACACACAAGGCAGACTTAGTAAAGGATTATGTACGTTTACAACAATTTGCTTTAGCAAAGAAAAAAGAAGAAACAATCGCTAAGTGGTCTAAAGAAAAAATTCAAGAGACGTATATCAAGTTAGGAGACGATTATAAAAAATGTACTTTTGAAAAAGATTGGAAAAAAGAAAATAAATAG
- a CDS encoding MoxR family ATPase has protein sequence MSDVTAVNNLVVKYKELQNEIGKVIIGQQEAVNFTLLSVFCGGHSLLVGVPGLAKTLLVNTISNVLGLNFKRIQFTPDLMPSDILGSEILDENRSFKFIKGPIFSNIILADEINRTPPKTQAALLEAMQERSVTVAGHHYQLDLPFFVLATQNPIEQEGTYPLPEAQLDRFMFSINLEYPSFEEEVLVVKSTTSDVNHQAKSLFSAKEIIEIQKLIRKIPVADNVIEYAVGLVGKTRPNSDKATDFIKKYIDWGAGPRASQNLILAAKAHAAVHGKYSPDIEDVQAVAVPILSHRVVKNYKAEAESITVKEIITSLF, from the coding sequence ATGTCAGATGTAACTGCAGTGAATAACCTAGTAGTAAAATATAAAGAGTTACAGAACGAAATAGGAAAAGTAATCATTGGTCAACAAGAAGCAGTAAACTTTACGTTATTGTCTGTTTTTTGTGGAGGGCATTCTTTGTTAGTAGGTGTTCCAGGGTTGGCAAAAACCCTTTTAGTAAACACTATTTCAAATGTTTTAGGACTAAACTTTAAAAGAATTCAGTTTACACCAGATTTAATGCCATCAGATATTCTTGGAAGTGAAATTCTTGACGAAAACCGTAGTTTTAAGTTTATCAAAGGACCTATTTTTTCAAATATTATTTTGGCAGATGAAATTAACCGTACGCCTCCTAAAACACAGGCAGCGTTGTTAGAAGCAATGCAAGAACGTTCGGTTACGGTTGCAGGGCATCATTATCAGTTAGATTTACCATTTTTTGTGTTAGCAACGCAAAATCCAATTGAGCAAGAAGGAACCTACCCTTTACCTGAAGCACAATTAGACCGTTTCATGTTTTCTATTAATTTAGAGTATCCATCTTTTGAAGAAGAAGTTTTGGTTGTTAAAAGCACAACTTCTGATGTTAACCATCAAGCCAAATCATTGTTTAGTGCTAAAGAAATTATCGAGATTCAGAAATTAATACGTAAAATTCCTGTGGCAGATAATGTAATTGAATATGCCGTTGGTTTGGTTGGAAAAACAAGACCTAATTCTGATAAAGCGACAGATTTTATTAAAAAATATATTGATTGGGGAGCAGGGCCAAGAGCTTCTCAGAATTTAATCTTAGCAGCGAAAGCGCATGCAGCTGTGCATGGAAAGTATTCTCCAGATATTGAAGATGTTCAAGCAGTAGCGGTACCGATTTTATCACACAGAGTTGTTAAGAACTATAAAGCTGAGGCAGAGAGTATTACAGTAAAAGAAATTATAACATCATTATTTTAA